The Neorhodopirellula lusitana genome includes a window with the following:
- a CDS encoding acylneuraminate cytidylyltransferase family protein, translating into MSSFSSPKCFGYIFARGGSKGLPGKNLKKLGGVSLIGRAIQTALASHQIDEVFVSTDCPTIAAEAVRFGASVPCLRPAELASDTASEWLAWRHAIESLSPCCPDVFVSIPPTAPLRTTNDVDACINRLRASGAEIVLTVASPYRNPYFNQVQVDQRERVDLVMRNSQITRRQDAPDVYDITTVAYAAKPSAVLTRKGIFDCEVAHVEVPVERSIDIDTPLDFAIASFLYENATKQPVQAPTTEPTVTIPIRRAA; encoded by the coding sequence ATGAGTAGTTTTAGTTCCCCGAAGTGTTTCGGCTACATTTTTGCCCGTGGCGGATCGAAGGGATTGCCCGGGAAGAACCTGAAAAAGCTTGGTGGTGTCTCCTTGATCGGCCGTGCCATCCAAACGGCACTGGCCTCGCACCAGATTGATGAGGTATTCGTGTCGACGGATTGCCCCACAATCGCTGCGGAAGCAGTCCGTTTCGGTGCATCAGTGCCTTGCTTGCGACCGGCTGAACTGGCGTCTGACACCGCTTCCGAATGGCTCGCTTGGCGACATGCGATCGAAAGCCTATCGCCGTGTTGTCCCGATGTGTTCGTCAGCATTCCGCCTACCGCTCCGTTGCGAACGACAAACGATGTTGACGCATGCATCAACCGTTTACGTGCATCCGGTGCTGAAATTGTTCTGACCGTCGCTTCCCCCTATCGCAATCCGTACTTCAATCAAGTTCAAGTCGACCAGCGGGAACGAGTCGACTTGGTGATGCGAAACAGCCAGATCACGCGGCGGCAAGACGCACCGGATGTCTACGACATCACGACGGTAGCGTACGCTGCGAAACCGTCGGCAGTACTAACTCGAAAGGGAATCTTCGACTGCGAAGTTGCCCACGTCGAGGTGCCTGTCGAGCGATCCATCGACATCGACACGCCGCTTGATTTCGCAATCGCCAGCTTCCTCTACGAGAACGCGACGAAGCAGCCCGTCCAAGCTCCCACAACGGAACC
- a CDS encoding phytanoyl-CoA dioxygenase family protein encodes MSKNNKPSSRISPMLQNVARPFLRWYASRPEQFDRYHNKLGPIVNGTYRDYTLECRANYSCPCDEEGVRRQGSILVKNVLETETADRLSSTMSERIDADPNSVQESTSKLMRSVHKPVRSLGKEVIDIFHNPTLDQRIREYFGCYYRIEWLSCYRSLPTQEVSHAWLWHSDNVPCDTLKVMLHLTDAGEQQGATRFMSLDDTSAYYRAGYRGSRKQRLEDLSSFASKNGLPHRPFHHDAKAGDVMLFLNNALHKAVPPQHDHRDVLNYLLIPNPIPWHQQLAIDGIDAIDSNPGGYPDNPRPSSVHRNQAA; translated from the coding sequence ATGTCGAAAAACAATAAGCCTTCATCTCGAATTTCTCCCATGCTGCAAAACGTGGCGAGGCCGTTTCTTCGCTGGTATGCTTCTCGCCCCGAACAGTTTGATCGATACCACAACAAATTGGGACCGATCGTTAATGGGACCTACCGCGATTACACCCTAGAGTGCCGCGCAAACTATTCTTGCCCCTGCGATGAAGAGGGGGTTCGCAGGCAGGGTTCCATCTTAGTAAAGAATGTACTTGAGACTGAAACAGCCGACCGTTTGTCGTCGACCATGAGCGAACGGATCGATGCCGATCCAAATTCGGTCCAGGAATCCACCTCGAAGTTGATGCGAAGTGTTCATAAGCCGGTTCGATCACTTGGAAAGGAAGTCATCGACATTTTTCACAATCCGACTTTAGATCAACGCATCCGCGAGTACTTCGGATGTTACTACCGTATCGAATGGCTAAGCTGCTATCGAAGCCTACCCACTCAAGAGGTCAGTCATGCCTGGCTGTGGCACTCTGACAATGTACCTTGCGATACCCTTAAAGTGATGCTGCACCTGACTGATGCAGGTGAACAACAAGGCGCTACAAGATTCATGTCACTGGATGACACGAGTGCTTACTATCGAGCCGGATACCGTGGGAGTCGTAAACAGCGTCTTGAGGACTTGTCGAGTTTCGCATCCAAAAACGGCCTCCCGCATCGTCCGTTTCATCATGACGCGAAGGCAGGAGACGTCATGCTCTTTTTAAATAATGCGCTCCACAAAGCGGTGCCCCCTCAACACGACCATCGAGATGTGCTGAATTACCTGTTAATCCCTAACCCAATTCCCTGGCATCAACAATTGGCGATCGATGGCATCGACGCGATCGATTCCAACCCAGGCGGATATCCGGACAACCCTCGTCCTAGTAGCGTCCATCGGAACCAAGCAGCATGA
- a CDS encoding sulfotransferase family protein has protein sequence MNNAPIVITGCPRSGTKMMGRVFGTLSKDFCLISEHSNKSSEIPEDQSGVNDQELWWNNFKYAHWSEQFNRPTIDQPIADHVSVRLLRDRYLEIAEGRRLVIKNPSHVLNINIIREMFPEAQFVYCLRDPWTTMHSMTKAGREGFLLRSERVVNEGKSLLHKAAISWNEAVTSLLQSGHEAWHTVRYEEVLLNPRAVIEQMCDSLSLGSLEGFENAVRIPKPSANQQYFYIKNAYRNSPHRVAIEAEIQKGSLALNYPTTPYHLPGTLVEHCVDKVNRKLSKVFSPRDRKTAA, from the coding sequence ATGAACAATGCGCCAATTGTAATCACAGGGTGCCCCCGCTCCGGCACCAAGATGATGGGAAGAGTTTTCGGGACCTTGTCCAAAGATTTCTGTCTTATCAGCGAACACAGCAATAAGAGCAGTGAAATCCCTGAAGATCAGTCAGGCGTGAATGACCAAGAATTATGGTGGAACAACTTCAAATATGCCCACTGGAGTGAACAATTCAACCGTCCCACGATTGATCAACCAATCGCAGACCATGTTTCAGTCCGTCTGCTACGTGATCGATACCTCGAAATTGCGGAAGGACGTCGACTAGTCATCAAAAATCCCTCGCACGTCCTTAACATCAACATCATTCGCGAGATGTTTCCCGAAGCGCAATTTGTTTACTGCCTTCGTGATCCCTGGACGACGATGCACTCGATGACAAAGGCTGGTCGAGAGGGATTCTTGCTTCGTTCCGAACGTGTAGTGAACGAAGGAAAGAGCCTCCTTCATAAAGCAGCAATCAGCTGGAACGAGGCTGTGACGTCCCTGCTGCAATCGGGTCACGAAGCTTGGCACACAGTGCGTTATGAAGAAGTGCTGCTAAATCCTCGCGCCGTAATCGAACAAATGTGCGACTCCCTCTCCCTCGGCTCACTTGAAGGATTTGAAAACGCCGTTCGAATCCCCAAACCATCCGCAAATCAGCAGTATTTCTACATCAAGAATGCCTATCGCAACTCACCCCATCGAGTGGCGATCGAAGCAGAAATACAGAAGGGCTCCCTTGCTCTGAATTACCCAACCACTCCGTATCATCTACCGGGAACACTGGTTGAGCATTGCGTTGACAAAGTGAATCGCAAATTGAGCAAGGTGTTTAGCCCAAGGGATAGAAAGACCGCGGCGTAG
- a CDS encoding sulfotransferase: protein MQTDSNQLLLHVGYHKTGTTWLQRSLFDHCTRGFYPLSYRSRKKVRSVDLTRPFVSDENGSSINPLGFHADSLRSRFELELNWRTEGIPVVSSEQFTGNPHSGGFDQKSLAERLHAVFPNAKVFMVVREQNSMIMSTYFQYLLGGGIQSLDRYINEPFDGRLPMFSKHYFQYHFLIDHYQKLFGRDNVLVLPYELFRRAPKNFISQLATFSGARIPNDLPFESQENAGRNRVIEYHLRILAPLFVKSSLNSYSPIAIPRARWSFKTMKAALGKLVPDSMHRKFVAAKRAEIASYTDGFYDESNKLTSQLIGTDLSEYGYSMGPQMVSRQRDTMAA, encoded by the coding sequence ATGCAAACGGACAGTAACCAACTCCTGCTTCACGTAGGCTACCATAAAACGGGCACGACTTGGCTTCAACGGAGTCTCTTCGATCATTGCACACGAGGGTTCTATCCTCTGTCTTACAGGTCGCGAAAGAAGGTTCGAAGTGTAGACCTCACCCGCCCGTTTGTCAGTGATGAAAACGGCTCTTCGATTAATCCTCTTGGCTTCCATGCAGATTCGCTGCGTTCTCGCTTTGAGTTGGAGTTGAACTGGCGCACCGAAGGAATTCCGGTTGTGTCAAGCGAACAATTCACTGGAAATCCGCACTCGGGTGGCTTTGACCAAAAGAGCTTGGCCGAGAGATTGCATGCTGTTTTTCCAAACGCGAAGGTATTCATGGTAGTTCGAGAGCAGAACTCGATGATCATGTCGACCTACTTCCAATATTTGCTCGGGGGTGGCATCCAAAGTCTTGATAGGTATATCAATGAACCGTTTGACGGACGTTTACCCATGTTTTCCAAACACTATTTCCAGTATCACTTTTTGATCGACCACTATCAAAAGCTGTTTGGACGCGACAATGTCCTGGTATTGCCTTACGAGTTGTTCCGCCGGGCACCCAAAAACTTCATCAGTCAACTTGCCACTTTTAGTGGGGCCCGGATCCCTAATGACCTACCATTCGAATCACAGGAGAACGCAGGCAGAAATCGAGTCATCGAATATCACCTAAGAATTCTCGCACCGCTATTCGTGAAGAGTTCACTAAACTCGTATTCACCGATAGCGATTCCCCGGGCTAGATGGTCGTTTAAGACGATGAAAGCGGCTTTGGGAAAACTGGTACCCGATTCAATGCACCGGAAATTCGTCGCAGCAAAACGAGCCGAAATTGCGTCGTACACAGACGGTTTCTACGACGAGAGCAACAAACTTACCTCCCAGCTAATCGGTACGGATCTTAGTGAGTATGGTTACTCAATGGGGCCCCAAATGGTCTCTCGGCAGCGAGACACGATGGCCGCATAA
- a CDS encoding Gfo/Idh/MocA family protein: protein MTQNSSDELIKPRGLIVGLGSIGRRHLKNFRELCPDSTIAVLRRREDGTAKQLGADLVLTELPKATQWRPDWAVIANPASEHAVTVNALANVGTHLLVEKPLASVLVDAKRITAASKANNCVLMTGYNLRFDEALRELQHRVSSKSIGNVLSIDASVGQYLPDWRPDQDYRTCVSAQRQLGGGALRELSHELDYVQWIAQTAGVKEGLQVRSAQLDQIGDLEIDVEDHVELLLQGTVTGCPRPLLARVHLDFLSRTARRFCTVTGTLGSLHWDGVQRQLTLTKPGQTEMLHDDSAADRNASYIEMSREFLRRIASKTGFTSAGEEGLLAMDLIEQAETWNSKD, encoded by the coding sequence ATGACGCAGAATAGCTCCGACGAATTGATCAAGCCTCGCGGGCTCATCGTTGGGCTCGGTAGCATTGGCCGGCGGCATCTGAAGAACTTCCGCGAGCTATGCCCGGATTCCACGATCGCGGTGCTACGGCGGCGTGAGGACGGGACCGCAAAACAACTGGGGGCCGACCTGGTGTTGACGGAGTTGCCAAAAGCGACTCAGTGGCGTCCCGATTGGGCGGTGATTGCCAATCCGGCTAGCGAACACGCGGTGACGGTCAACGCTCTCGCCAATGTGGGAACGCACTTATTGGTGGAAAAGCCACTGGCGAGTGTGCTCGTAGATGCCAAGCGAATCACCGCAGCGAGCAAGGCCAACAATTGCGTTCTGATGACAGGCTACAACCTTCGTTTCGATGAAGCCCTGCGAGAACTACAACATCGCGTTTCATCGAAAAGCATCGGCAATGTCCTGTCGATCGATGCTTCGGTTGGGCAATATCTTCCCGACTGGCGGCCTGATCAAGATTACCGGACCTGTGTGTCGGCGCAGCGGCAACTGGGCGGTGGAGCCTTACGAGAGCTGAGCCATGAACTGGATTACGTTCAGTGGATTGCTCAAACCGCCGGTGTCAAGGAAGGACTGCAAGTGCGTTCGGCCCAACTCGATCAGATTGGTGATCTAGAGATTGATGTCGAAGATCACGTTGAATTGCTGCTTCAGGGAACGGTGACGGGATGTCCCAGACCGCTGCTCGCACGTGTTCATCTCGATTTCCTCAGTCGCACAGCACGCCGATTTTGCACGGTAACCGGCACGCTGGGGAGCCTGCACTGGGACGGTGTGCAACGTCAATTGACCTTGACGAAGCCAGGGCAAACCGAAATGCTCCACGACGACTCGGCAGCCGATCGCAATGCATCGTACATCGAAATGAGCCGAGAATTCCTGCGACGAATTGCTAGCAAAACAGGATTCACATCCGCAGGAGAAGAGGGATTGCTCGCAATGGATTTGATTGAGCAAGCCGAGACATGGAACTCAAAGGATTGA